Proteins from a genomic interval of Caulobacter sp. SL161:
- a CDS encoding ArsR/SmtB family transcription factor: MKLAAEQVVEVLRAAGESTRLRLLALLAVEELSVLELCRILDQSQPRVSRHLKLLAEAGLVERFPDGAWVFYRLAAKSPGRLLVEQALDLIDEGDETIQADADKLAAVRAERSTDAQAYFARNAARWNEIRSLYVDEAEVEAAILRATGEGPFDEMVDLGAGAGRMLTLLGKRAANALGLDLSQQMLNIARDEVVKAGLVACELRHGDIFRTGLPGGCADLVTVHQVLHYLTDPATAVAEAARLVTPGGLLLIADFAPHDHEFLREVHQHRRLGFDDAEIVAWLQTAGLALESNIALPPATAEGLTVKIWTARRPSKASLERSAA, encoded by the coding sequence ATGAAGCTTGCCGCCGAACAGGTTGTCGAGGTGCTGCGCGCCGCTGGCGAATCCACGCGCCTGCGGCTTTTGGCGTTGCTGGCGGTCGAGGAGCTGTCGGTGCTGGAGCTGTGCCGGATCCTCGATCAGAGCCAGCCGCGCGTTTCGCGTCACCTGAAGCTCCTGGCCGAGGCCGGCCTTGTCGAGCGGTTCCCGGACGGCGCCTGGGTGTTCTATCGCCTGGCCGCCAAGTCGCCGGGGCGACTGCTGGTCGAGCAGGCTCTGGACCTGATCGACGAAGGCGACGAGACGATTCAGGCGGACGCCGACAAGCTGGCCGCGGTTCGGGCCGAACGTTCGACCGACGCCCAGGCCTATTTCGCCCGCAACGCCGCGCGCTGGAACGAGATCCGCTCGCTGTATGTCGATGAGGCCGAGGTCGAGGCGGCGATCCTGCGCGCCACCGGCGAAGGGCCGTTCGACGAGATGGTCGATCTGGGCGCCGGCGCGGGGCGCATGCTGACCCTGCTGGGCAAGCGCGCCGCCAACGCGCTGGGTCTGGACCTCTCACAACAGATGCTGAACATCGCCCGCGACGAGGTGGTCAAGGCCGGCCTGGTGGCGTGCGAACTGCGCCACGGCGACATCTTCCGCACCGGCCTGCCGGGCGGCTGCGCCGATCTCGTCACCGTGCATCAGGTGCTGCACTACCTCACCGATCCCGCCACAGCGGTGGCTGAGGCCGCGCGTCTGGTGACGCCGGGCGGCCTGCTGTTGATCGCCGACTTCGCCCCGCACGATCACGAGTTCCTGCGCGAGGTTCACCAACACCGCCGGCTGGGCTTCGACGACGCCGAGATCGTCGCCTGGCTGCAGACGGCCGGTCTTGCGCTGGAAAGCAATATCGCCCTGCCGCCGGCGACGGCCGAGGGGCTGACCGTCAAGATCTGGACGGCGCGCCGTCCCAGCAAGGCATCCCTCGAAAGGAGCGCCGCATGA
- a CDS encoding VOC family protein, which yields MAKVLGVGGVFYKAQDPKAVRDWYARVLDFEIHDWGGAMFEHPRSTSTTWSPFAADTQYFAPSTAPFMINFIVDDMDGVLARAAAEGVEPVGRQDEDGMGRFAWLMDPAGVKIELWEPVKGDSEA from the coding sequence ATGGCCAAGGTGCTGGGTGTGGGCGGCGTCTTCTACAAGGCGCAGGATCCCAAGGCTGTCCGCGACTGGTATGCGCGGGTGCTGGACTTTGAGATCCATGACTGGGGCGGGGCGATGTTCGAGCATCCCCGATCGACCTCGACAACCTGGTCGCCCTTCGCCGCCGACACCCAGTATTTCGCACCGTCGACGGCGCCGTTCATGATCAATTTCATAGTCGATGATATGGATGGGGTCCTGGCTCGGGCGGCCGCCGAGGGCGTCGAGCCCGTGGGGCGTCAAGACGAAGACGGCATGGGCCGGTTCGCCTGGCTCATGGACCCCGCCGGGGTGAAGATTGAGCTTTGGGAGCCCGTGAAAGGCGACTCCGAGGCATAA
- a CDS encoding winged helix-turn-helix transcriptional regulator, translated as MAALDLLGRRGALRIVWELREGRVLTFRALQAAAELPPGTLNARLAELRAADIVAAEGGYRLSPRGGDLIVALWPLLRWSEDWANALET; from the coding sequence ATGGCCGCTCTCGACCTGCTGGGGCGTCGCGGCGCCTTGCGGATCGTCTGGGAGCTTCGCGAGGGGCGGGTGCTGACCTTCCGGGCGCTGCAGGCGGCGGCCGAGCTGCCGCCTGGCACCCTGAACGCCCGTCTGGCCGAACTACGCGCCGCTGACATCGTCGCGGCCGAGGGCGGCTATCGCCTGAGCCCTCGTGGCGGAGACTTGATCGTCGCGCTTTGGCCTCTGCTAAGGTGGTCCGAGGATTGGGCGAACGCGCTGGAGACGTGA
- a CDS encoding 2-hydroxyacid dehydrogenase, which yields MPQTAAEKPQVLLSHEMLMPLQPLLEGAYIVHRLWDYPDRMAFLEGPGQSIRAIVHAGEMALSRDMLAEMPRLGLIACVSVGYDGVDVPWCKAHGIAVTHSTGLNAADVADHAVGLVLAAWRGIVEGDQRLRGGHWSHAERMAPRPGLRGRKAGVVGLGHIGEAVAARLKAFDMKVAWWAPRPKETDYPRADSLMALARDSDVLIVCARPDDSNRHLINKPVIEAVGAQGLIVNVARGSLIDEDALIEALRAGTLGMAALDVFEQEPTPAARWADVPRTVLTPHTAGATLDSLPAMVSLTLENLRRYFHGEPLATPVAA from the coding sequence ATGCCCCAGACCGCCGCCGAGAAACCGCAGGTCCTGCTGTCGCACGAAATGCTGATGCCGCTGCAGCCGCTGCTGGAGGGCGCCTATATCGTGCATCGGCTGTGGGACTATCCGGACCGGATGGCGTTCTTGGAAGGTCCTGGTCAAAGCATCCGGGCCATCGTCCATGCGGGTGAAATGGCCTTGAGCCGGGACATGCTGGCCGAGATGCCGCGGCTGGGGCTGATCGCCTGCGTCAGCGTCGGCTATGATGGCGTCGATGTTCCGTGGTGCAAGGCGCACGGGATCGCGGTGACCCACTCCACCGGCCTGAACGCCGCCGACGTCGCCGACCACGCTGTCGGTCTGGTTCTGGCGGCCTGGCGCGGCATCGTCGAGGGCGACCAGCGCCTGCGCGGCGGTCACTGGTCGCACGCCGAGCGCATGGCCCCGCGACCCGGTCTGCGCGGTCGCAAGGCCGGGGTCGTTGGTCTGGGCCACATCGGCGAGGCGGTTGCTGCGCGCCTCAAGGCGTTCGACATGAAGGTCGCCTGGTGGGCGCCGCGCCCTAAAGAGACCGACTATCCGCGCGCTGACAGCCTGATGGCCCTAGCGCGAGACAGCGACGTCCTGATTGTCTGCGCCCGGCCGGACGACTCCAACCGCCACCTCATCAACAAGCCGGTGATCGAGGCGGTTGGCGCTCAGGGGCTGATCGTCAATGTCGCACGCGGATCGTTGATCGACGAGGACGCGCTGATCGAGGCCTTGCGAGCCGGGACGCTTGGCATGGCGGCGCTCGATGTGTTCGAGCAGGAGCCGACCCCCGCGGCCCGATGGGCCGATGTCCCCCGCACCGTGCTCACGCCACACACAGCCGGCGCCACCCTGGACAGCCTTCCGGCCATGGTCAGCCTGACGCTGGAGAACCTGCGCCGGTACTTCCATGGCGAACCGCTGGCGACGCCGGTGGCGGCTTAG
- the ettA gene encoding energy-dependent translational throttle protein EttA: MAQQYIFQMQGLTKAYPGGKKVFENIWLSFYSDAKIGVVGVNGSGKSTLLKVMAGLDKEFSGEAKAADGIKRGYLPQEPVLDPTLDVWGNVIADCEDKQIFDRYNALAAQLGEEYTDELMEEMTKLQEVIDARDLWDIDSKVEMAIDALRCPPNDANIESLSGGEKRRIALARLLLSKPDMLLLDEPTNHLDAESVAWLQHHLEEFPGCVILVTHDRYFLDQVTKWTLELDRGKGIPYEGNYSGWLEQKQKRVVQEQSESEARQRALTRELEWVRSSPKARQSKSKARLASYEEMVAAQENARAAQTQAHIQIPPGPRLGNVVLEVNGLEKEYGDKVLFKDLSFRLPPNGIVGVIGPNGAGKSTLFKLITGREQPDAGTVKVGETVKLSYVDQSRDALDPNKTIWEEISGGTDVMIVGKREINSRAYVGSFNFKGGDQQKKVGLLSGGERNRVHLAKTLATGGNLLLLDEPTNDLDIETLQALEEALEEFAGCAVVISHDRWFLDRLATHILAFEGDSHVEWFEGNFEMYEEDKKRRLGADSLIPKRIKFQKFAR; encoded by the coding sequence ATGGCGCAGCAATACATTTTCCAGATGCAGGGCCTGACCAAGGCCTATCCCGGCGGCAAGAAGGTCTTCGAGAACATCTGGCTGTCGTTCTACTCCGACGCCAAGATCGGCGTGGTCGGCGTCAACGGCTCGGGTAAGTCGACCCTGCTGAAGGTGATGGCCGGCCTCGACAAGGAATTCTCCGGCGAGGCCAAGGCCGCTGACGGCATCAAGCGCGGCTATCTCCCGCAGGAGCCGGTGCTGGATCCGACGCTGGACGTCTGGGGCAATGTCATCGCCGACTGCGAAGACAAGCAGATCTTCGACCGCTACAATGCTTTGGCGGCCCAGCTCGGCGAGGAATACACCGACGAGCTGATGGAGGAGATGACCAAGCTACAGGAGGTCATCGACGCCCGCGACCTGTGGGACATCGACTCCAAGGTCGAGATGGCCATCGACGCCCTGCGCTGCCCGCCCAACGACGCCAATATCGAAAGCCTGTCGGGCGGTGAGAAGCGCCGTATCGCGCTGGCGCGCCTGCTGCTCAGCAAGCCCGACATGCTGCTGCTCGACGAACCGACCAACCACCTGGACGCCGAGTCGGTGGCCTGGCTGCAGCACCACCTGGAAGAGTTCCCCGGCTGCGTCATCCTGGTGACCCACGACCGCTACTTCCTGGATCAGGTCACCAAGTGGACCCTGGAGCTGGATCGCGGCAAGGGCATTCCCTACGAGGGCAACTATTCGGGCTGGCTGGAGCAGAAGCAAAAGCGCGTCGTTCAGGAGCAGTCGGAATCGGAAGCCCGCCAGCGCGCGCTCACCCGCGAACTGGAATGGGTACGCAGCTCGCCCAAGGCTCGTCAGTCCAAGTCGAAGGCCCGTCTGGCCTCTTACGAGGAAATGGTCGCCGCGCAGGAAAACGCCCGCGCCGCCCAGACCCAGGCCCACATCCAGATCCCGCCTGGCCCGCGCCTCGGCAACGTCGTGCTTGAGGTCAACGGCCTCGAAAAAGAGTACGGCGACAAGGTGCTGTTCAAGGACCTGTCGTTCCGCCTGCCGCCTAACGGCATCGTCGGCGTCATCGGCCCGAACGGCGCCGGTAAGTCGACCCTGTTCAAGCTGATCACCGGCCGCGAGCAGCCCGACGCCGGCACGGTCAAGGTCGGCGAGACCGTCAAGCTCTCGTATGTCGACCAGTCGCGCGACGCCCTCGACCCCAACAAGACCATCTGGGAAGAGATCAGCGGCGGCACCGACGTGATGATCGTCGGCAAGCGCGAGATCAACAGCCGCGCTTACGTGGGCTCGTTCAACTTCAAGGGCGGCGATCAGCAGAAGAAGGTCGGCCTGCTGTCGGGCGGTGAGCGCAACCGCGTCCACCTGGCCAAGACCCTGGCCACCGGCGGCAACTTGCTGCTGCTCGACGAACCGACCAACGACCTGGACATCGAAACCCTGCAGGCCCTCGAAGAGGCGCTGGAAGAGTTCGCCGGCTGCGCCGTGGTCATCAGCCACGATCGCTGGTTCCTGGACCGCCTGGCCACCCACATCCTGGCCTTCGAGGGTGACAGCCACGTCGAATGGTTCGAAGGCAACTTCGAAATGTACGAAGAAGACAAGAAGCGCCGTCTGGGCGCCGACAGCCTGATCCCCAAGCGCATCAAGTTCCAGAAGTTCGCGCGCTAA
- a CDS encoding TonB-dependent receptor, producing the protein MKNHLLLGAAASALLIVAAPAFAADTTADAAPIATNAAPADNSVVDAVVIIGQGQSRQVQTLNNEAIGLQAAGTSALKAIDKLPGVTFQSADAFGAYEWSTRISIRGFNQNQLGFTLDGVPLGDMSYGNHNGLHISRAVASENIGRVELAQGAGALGVASTSNLGGTLQFFSRDPSEAMGGEINATAGSDNMHRLFGRFDTGAIKQLGGLRGYVSVADQKSDKWKGGGEQKQRQYDAKLVMPLGERGDLTGFYHRSERREQDYQDLSFDMIKRLGRDWDNTQPNWGLAVAAARAYQTGTALPAPFATVDDAYYAGAGVRDDDLYGAKLNLDITDRVTLDATAYQHKNEGQGLWYTPYLASPGFGTAGSTAAPLSIRTTEYDIDRGGLTAGLTVDIGAHRLRGGFWHEVNNFNQARRFYAETAAAPSRNPLAFQENPFFTQWQYAFETKTTTGHIEDEWTLSDALKVNFGFKAIKVENTVKTIVGNPLAGTIESKDNFLPQVGFVYKATPDFEVFGGYTENMGAYVSAATSGPFASQNQARVDYITQTLDPESSKTFELGGRYRTERFQGVAAVYHVTFDNRLLAVAQGSSIQGNAPVLSNVGSVETKGVELAGTYRLSDAWSLYGAYTYNDSQYENDVVAQDGTVRARTKGKTVVNTPKNIFKGEIAFDQAGFFAKLGVAYTGERYYTYENIGGLAPSTTVADLTLGYRFEGEGWAKGTQIQINVTNLTDEDYISTIGSGGLVNSDPTGTAQTVLTAPPRQVYLSIKKSF; encoded by the coding sequence ATGAAGAACCATCTGCTGCTGGGCGCTGCCGCGAGCGCGCTCCTGATCGTCGCCGCGCCGGCCTTCGCTGCGGACACGACCGCCGACGCCGCGCCGATCGCCACCAACGCCGCGCCGGCCGATAACTCGGTCGTCGACGCAGTCGTCATTATCGGCCAAGGCCAGAGCCGCCAGGTCCAGACGCTGAACAACGAGGCCATCGGCCTGCAAGCCGCCGGCACCAGCGCCCTGAAGGCGATCGACAAACTGCCGGGCGTGACCTTCCAATCGGCCGACGCCTTCGGCGCCTACGAGTGGTCGACCCGCATCTCGATCCGCGGCTTCAACCAGAACCAGCTGGGCTTCACCCTGGACGGCGTGCCGCTGGGCGACATGAGCTATGGCAACCACAATGGCCTGCACATCAGCCGCGCCGTCGCCAGCGAGAACATCGGCCGCGTCGAACTGGCCCAAGGCGCCGGCGCCCTGGGCGTCGCCTCGACCTCGAACCTGGGCGGCACGCTGCAGTTCTTCTCGCGCGATCCGTCCGAAGCGATGGGCGGCGAGATCAACGCCACCGCCGGCTCGGACAACATGCACCGCCTGTTCGGTCGCTTTGACACCGGCGCCATCAAGCAGCTCGGTGGCCTGCGCGGCTACGTTTCGGTCGCCGATCAGAAGAGCGACAAGTGGAAGGGCGGCGGCGAGCAGAAGCAGCGCCAATACGACGCCAAGCTGGTGATGCCGCTGGGCGAGCGCGGTGACCTGACCGGCTTCTATCACCGCTCCGAGCGTCGTGAGCAGGACTACCAGGACCTGTCATTCGACATGATCAAGCGCCTGGGCCGCGACTGGGATAACACCCAGCCGAACTGGGGCCTCGCGGTCGCCGCTGCCCGCGCCTATCAAACGGGAACCGCCCTCCCCGCGCCGTTCGCCACGGTCGACGACGCGTACTATGCGGGCGCTGGCGTCCGCGATGACGACCTGTACGGCGCCAAGCTGAACCTCGACATCACCGACCGCGTGACGCTGGACGCCACCGCCTACCAGCACAAGAACGAAGGCCAGGGCCTGTGGTACACGCCGTACCTGGCCAGCCCTGGTTTCGGCACGGCCGGCTCGACCGCCGCCCCGCTGTCGATCCGCACCACCGAGTATGACATCGATCGTGGCGGCCTGACCGCCGGCCTGACTGTCGACATCGGCGCCCACCGCCTGAGGGGCGGCTTCTGGCACGAAGTGAACAACTTCAACCAGGCCCGTCGCTTCTACGCCGAAACGGCCGCCGCGCCGTCGCGCAACCCGCTGGCCTTCCAGGAAAACCCGTTCTTCACCCAGTGGCAGTACGCGTTCGAAACCAAGACCACGACCGGTCACATCGAGGACGAGTGGACGCTCAGCGACGCCCTTAAGGTCAACTTCGGCTTCAAGGCGATCAAGGTCGAGAACACAGTAAAGACCATCGTCGGCAACCCGCTGGCGGGCACCATTGAGAGCAAGGACAACTTCCTGCCGCAGGTCGGCTTTGTTTACAAAGCCACACCGGACTTCGAAGTGTTCGGCGGCTACACCGAGAACATGGGCGCCTACGTCTCGGCGGCCACCTCGGGTCCGTTCGCGTCGCAGAACCAGGCGCGCGTCGACTACATCACCCAGACGCTGGATCCGGAAAGCTCCAAGACCTTCGAACTGGGCGGCCGCTATCGCACCGAGCGCTTCCAGGGCGTCGCGGCGGTCTATCACGTGACCTTCGACAACCGTCTGCTCGCGGTGGCCCAGGGTTCGTCGATCCAGGGCAACGCTCCGGTGCTGTCGAACGTTGGTTCGGTCGAGACCAAGGGCGTCGAACTGGCCGGCACCTATCGCCTGTCTGACGCCTGGAGCCTGTACGGCGCCTACACCTACAACGACTCCCAGTACGAGAACGACGTCGTCGCCCAAGACGGCACGGTCCGCGCTCGCACCAAGGGCAAGACCGTGGTCAACACGCCCAAGAACATCTTCAAGGGCGAGATCGCGTTCGACCAAGCCGGCTTCTTCGCCAAGCTCGGCGTCGCCTACACCGGCGAGCGCTACTACACCTACGAGAACATCGGCGGTCTTGCGCCGTCGACGACGGTCGCGGACCTGACCCTCGGCTACCGCTTCGAAGGCGAAGGCTGGGCCAAGGGCACGCAGATCCAGATCAACGTCACCAACCTGACCGACGAGGACTACATCTCGACGATCGGTTCGGGCGGCCTGGTCAACAGCGACCCGACCGGCACGGCCCAGACCGTCCTGACCGCCCCGCCGCGTCAGGTCTACCTGTCGATCAAGAAGTCCTTCTAA
- the lepB gene encoding signal peptidase I, producing the protein MTQTSTPAAPAPNTLRQEFLETLRIAGAGLAIALTLRVVIFQPFTIPSSSMEPGLVIGDYIIVLKFAYGWSRASLPLNPPLPDGRLLGKGAERGDVVVFRLPRDPSQTWIKRVIGLPGDRVRVAGGQVYVNEVPIPQTPLGLTQDHDAPDRTVLQVRERQADGRGYVTYDGGAGQPGDDTETYVVPAGQYFMMGDNRDNSLDSRWPGEVGVGFLPADHIIGEASFVLASWKPGAALYKPWTWLNLQWDRFARPIR; encoded by the coding sequence ATGACCCAGACATCCACCCCCGCCGCCCCCGCACCGAACACGCTGCGCCAGGAGTTCCTTGAAACGCTTCGGATCGCCGGAGCGGGGCTCGCCATCGCCTTGACCTTGCGCGTTGTGATCTTTCAGCCCTTCACCATCCCGTCTTCCTCGATGGAGCCGGGACTGGTGATCGGCGACTACATCATCGTTTTAAAGTTCGCCTATGGCTGGAGCCGGGCGTCCCTGCCCCTCAATCCGCCGCTGCCCGACGGTCGCCTGCTGGGCAAGGGGGCCGAACGCGGCGACGTTGTGGTGTTCCGTCTCCCGCGTGATCCAAGCCAGACCTGGATCAAGCGGGTGATCGGCCTTCCGGGCGACAGAGTCCGCGTGGCGGGCGGCCAGGTTTACGTCAACGAAGTGCCGATACCGCAGACGCCGCTGGGTCTGACCCAGGATCACGACGCGCCCGACCGCACGGTCCTGCAAGTGCGCGAACGGCAGGCCGATGGGCGCGGCTACGTCACCTACGACGGCGGCGCGGGTCAGCCGGGCGACGACACCGAGACCTATGTCGTGCCGGCCGGCCAGTACTTCATGATGGGCGACAATCGCGATAACTCGCTCGATAGCCGCTGGCCCGGTGAGGTCGGCGTCGGCTTCCTGCCGGCCGACCACATCATCGGCGAGGCCAGCTTCGTGCTCGCCTCCTGGAAGCCGGGTGCGGCGCTCTACAAGCCCTGGACCTGGCTGAACCTCCAGTGGGATCGCTTCGCGCGCCCGATCCGCTAG
- a CDS encoding EF-hand domain-containing protein, whose product MTIGKPSKKTETLEIRLPPETKAAFMARCQATRRTASQALRGFIEQDLVTPKPSPRRRSLAWHALAAAVAGLAVGAVAAPSLARTSTSDATFERLDVNHDGVLSIEEFRAR is encoded by the coding sequence GTGACCATTGGCAAGCCGTCCAAGAAGACCGAGACCCTGGAAATCCGCCTTCCACCGGAAACCAAGGCCGCGTTCATGGCCCGCTGCCAGGCCACTCGCCGCACGGCAAGCCAAGCGCTTCGCGGCTTCATCGAGCAGGATCTGGTGACGCCGAAACCATCGCCACGCCGTCGGAGCCTGGCCTGGCATGCGCTGGCTGCGGCGGTCGCGGGTCTGGCTGTCGGCGCCGTCGCAGCGCCGTCGCTCGCTCGCACCTCGACCTCGGACGCGACCTTCGAGCGTCTGGACGTCAATCATGACGGAGTCCTCAGCATTGAAGAGTTCCGCGCCCGCTAG
- a CDS encoding SGNH/GDSL hydrolase family protein: MTATSGRSTTPAANPSDRRFTPLGERPRNVTANARISDGREKTHMRRFARSAWAAASLALLLALPVQAQSQRWVGAWASAQLAPNAQNSLAPEDYSNATLRQVVRLSIGGDRLRVKLSNLFGTQPLTITAARVAVSAAPDTARIDPATDRALTFAGATRVTLPAGGELWSDPIKLKVEPLAHLAISLHYPSAPSVQTGHPGSRATSYILTGDHTAAADLPGAKTADRWFQIASIDVQSEKASAIVAFGDSITDGYGVQPNTNLRWTDGLIERLKGKNIAVLNLGIGGNRVLADGLGPSGVSRFDRDVLSQSGVSHLIILEGVNDLGALNRDTAQDAPTNARMAQDLIAAFAGMVAKARARGIKAIGATILPYSGSAYYHPPAEAEAARQAVNAWIRAPGNFDAVIDWDAALRDPARPTHLLPAYDNDGLHPNMAGYKAMADAIPLSLFESR; encoded by the coding sequence GTGACCGCGACGAGCGGTCGCAGCACCACCCCAGCAGCAAACCCTTCCGATCGCCGCTTTACGCCTCTTGGCGAACGACCTAGAAATGTTACCGCTAACGCAAGAATAAGCGACGGGCGGGAGAAAACGCACATGAGACGGTTCGCGCGGTCCGCATGGGCCGCCGCCAGCTTGGCCCTGCTTCTGGCCCTGCCCGTTCAGGCGCAAAGCCAGCGCTGGGTCGGCGCCTGGGCCAGCGCTCAACTCGCGCCCAACGCCCAGAACAGCCTCGCGCCGGAGGACTATTCGAACGCCACCCTGCGACAGGTGGTCCGGCTGTCGATCGGCGGCGACAGGCTGCGGGTCAAGCTCTCCAACCTGTTCGGAACCCAGCCGCTGACCATCACCGCGGCCCGTGTCGCGGTCTCTGCGGCTCCGGATACGGCCCGGATCGATCCGGCTACCGACCGGGCGCTGACCTTCGCCGGCGCGACCCGCGTGACCCTCCCCGCCGGCGGCGAGCTCTGGTCGGACCCGATAAAGCTGAAGGTCGAGCCCCTCGCCCATCTGGCCATCAGCCTGCACTATCCCTCAGCGCCCAGCGTCCAGACCGGGCACCCTGGCTCGCGCGCGACGTCCTACATTCTGACCGGCGACCACACCGCCGCCGCCGATCTGCCCGGCGCCAAGACCGCTGATCGCTGGTTCCAGATCGCCAGTATCGACGTCCAGTCGGAGAAGGCTTCGGCCATTGTCGCGTTCGGTGACAGCATCACCGACGGCTATGGCGTCCAGCCCAACACCAACCTGCGCTGGACCGATGGCCTGATCGAACGGCTTAAGGGCAAGAACATCGCCGTCCTGAACCTTGGGATCGGCGGCAACCGCGTGCTGGCCGACGGTCTGGGCCCCAGCGGCGTGTCCCGCTTCGATCGTGATGTGCTCTCCCAGTCGGGCGTCAGCCACCTGATCATCCTGGAAGGCGTCAACGACCTCGGCGCCCTCAACCGCGACACGGCGCAAGACGCGCCGACCAACGCCCGCATGGCCCAGGATCTGATCGCCGCCTTCGCCGGCATGGTCGCCAAGGCGCGCGCCAGGGGGATCAAGGCCATCGGCGCAACGATCCTCCCCTACTCCGGCTCGGCCTACTACCATCCGCCAGCCGAGGCCGAAGCCGCGCGGCAGGCTGTGAACGCCTGGATCCGCGCACCTGGCAATTTCGACGCCGTGATTGACTGGGACGCCGCCCTGCGAGACCCGGCGCGGCCGACCCACCTGCTACCGGCCTACGACAATGACGGCCTGCATCCTAACATGGCGGGTTACAAGGCGATGGCCGACGCCATTCCGCTAAGCCTTTTCGAGAGCCGCTAG